A stretch of the Zeugodacus cucurbitae isolate PBARC_wt_2022May chromosome 6, idZeuCucr1.2, whole genome shotgun sequence genome encodes the following:
- the LOC105213356 gene encoding protein peanut gives MQSPRTNAVNGAIQSLPSTLAQLALRDKQPPQLPQTQPPSVPNKSHLVEGSSATNGSGGGVGSNVAGSGAADSNKVTTELQEKENQNQLQQKQKPPLPVRNKPMEIAGYVGFANLPNQVYRKAVKRGFEFTLMVVGASGLGKSTLINSMFLADIYNAEQYPGPSLRRKKTVAVEATKVLLKENGVNLTLTVVDTPGFGDAVDNTNCWVPILEYVDSKYEEYLTAESRVYRKQIPDNRVHCCLYFIAPSGHGLRPLDIACMQSLSDKVNLVPIISKADTMTPDEVHLFKKQILNEIAQHKIKIYDFPSTIEDAAEEGKTAQNLRVRVPFAVVGANSIIEMDGKKVRGRRYPWGLVEVENLAHCDFIALRNMVIRTHLQDLKDVTNNVHYENYRCRKLSELGLVDGKARLSNKNPLTQMEEEKREHELKMKKMEAEMEQVFDMKVKEKMQKLKDSELELARRHEERKKALELQVRELEEKRREFEREKKEWEEANHITLEELKRRSLGANSSSDNVDGKKEKKKKGLF, from the coding sequence ATGCAAAGTCCGAGAACGAATGCAGTCAATGGAGCAATACAGTCGCTGCCCAGTACATTGGCTCAACTGGCGCTAAGGGATAAACAGCCTCCGCAGTTGCCACAAACACAGCCACCAAGCGTGCCCAACAAGAGTCACCTGGTGGAAGGCTCCTCGGCCACTAATGGTAGTGGAGGCGGTGTGGGTAGCAATGTAGCTGGCAGCGGCGCTGCCGATTCGAACAAAGTGACCACCGAGCTGCAGGAGAAGGAAAACCAAAATCAACTACAGCAGAAGCAGAAACCGCCACTGCCTGTGCGCAACAAACCAATGGAAATAGCGGGTTATGTCGGCTTCGCCAATCTGCCAAATCAAGTGTACCGTAAGGCGGTGAAACGCGGATTCGAGTTTACATTGATGGTTGTGGGTGCTAGTGGATTAGGAAAATCGACCCTAATCAACTCCATGTTCTTAGCTGACATATATAATGCGGAACAATATCCTGGACCGTCACTACGTCGCAAGAAGACTGTTGCCGTAGAAGCTACGAAGGTGCTGCTCAAAGAGAATGGTGTAAATTTAACACTTACTGTAGTGGACACACCTGGCTTTGGTGACGCTGTCGATAACACAAACTGTTGGGTACCCATACTTGAATATGTAGACAGCAAATATGAGGAATACTTGACTGCTGAGTCACGCGTTTACCGTAAACAGATTCCCGATAATAGAGTTCATTGCTGTTTGTATTTTATTGCGCCATCCGGACATGGTTTGCGCCCATTAGATATCGCTTGCATGCAGAGTCTCTCCGATAAAGTGAATCTCGTGCCCATCATCTCTAAGGCGGACACAATGACACCAGACGAGGTGcatctatttaaaaaacagaTTCTCAATGAAATTGCAcagcacaaaattaaaatttacgacTTCCCCTCCACTATCGAAGATGCTGCTGAGGAGGGAAAGACTGCACAGAATTTACGCGTACGCGTTCCATTTGCTGTTGTAGGTGCCAACTCCATAATCGAAATGGATGGTAAGAAAGTACGTGGTCGACGCTATCCTTGGGGTTTAGTTGAAGTGGAAAATCTAGCTCATTGCGACTTTATCGCGCTACGCAACATGGTTATACGCACACACTTACAGGATTTGAAGGATGTTACCAACAATGTGCACTACGAAAACTATCGTTGTCGCAAATTATCTGAACTGGGTCTAGTCGATGGCAAAGCACGATTATCAAATAAAAACCCCTTGACACAGATGGAAGAGGAAAAACGCGAACATGAGCTAAAAATGAAGAAGATGGAAGCCGAAATGGAACAGGTCTTCGATATGAAAGTAAAGGAGAAAATGCAGAAATTAAAGGATTCCGAGCTTGAGTTGGCGCGACGTCATGAAGAGCGTAAGAAGGCGCTGGAATTGCAAGTGCGAGAGCTGGAGGAGAAGCGACGCGAATTCGAACGAGAAAAGAAGGAATGGGAGGAAGCTAATCATATCACACTTGAGGAATTGAAACGACGCAGTCTTGGCGCTAATAGTAGCAGCGACAATGTTGACGGCAAgaaggaaaagaaaaagaagGGACTGTTCTAA